Below is a genomic region from Thermodesulfobacteriota bacterium.
GGGGCAGCCGCTCCTCGATGTCCCCCCGGATCTGCGACGCCGCGTAGACGACCACCGCCCCGAGCAGCGCGATGACGATGCCGGCGACGATGTCGTTCTTCTTCTGGCTTTTCACTTCTTCTTGATTTCCGAGGCGAGCTCGGTATAGACCGCCGTCTTGGCCTTCAGGTAGGCCTTCGCCTCCTCGTGGCCCATGGCCAGCGGAATGAACCCGCCCTTCATCTGCTCTTCCTGGAACTCCTTGGACTTCGCGTTGGCCATGAACGCCGCCTCGATCCTCTTGATCACGGCGGGCGGGGTGCCCGGCGGGACGGCGACGCCGCGGTCGACGCTTTCGACCAGGTCGATTCCCTGGCTCCGCAGCGTCGGGTCCTCGGGGAACTTGAAGAACGGCTTCTCGGTGGCGAAGCCCAGCACCTTCATCTTGTCGCGGAAGCGGGTGACGTCGTCGGAGGCGGCCATGATCGCCGTGAGGTGCCCGCCGAGGAAGGCGGTCATCTGCGGGGCGGAGCCGGTGAACGGGACGTAGGTGATCTTCGTCCCGGTCAGCTTCTCGAGCCGCAGCACGGCCATGTGGTAGCCGGAGAAGGAGCCCGAGCCGCCGATGGTCACCACGCCGGGGTTCTTCTTCGCGAACTCGATCAGCTCCTTCGCGGTCTTGTAGGGGCTGTTCAGCGGGACCGCAAGCGCAAGCGGGGTGCTGTGGAAGATGAACACGGGATTGATCTGCTCGGTCTTGTACCCGACGTCCTGCTGCAGCGGCTGGAGGATGACGTGGGGGATGTTGAAGCCGGCGAAGGTGTAGCCGTCGGGCTTCGTCTTCACGAGCTCTCTCCACCCCAGCGCCCCGCCGCCGCCGACCTTGTAATCGATGACGACGTTCTGGCCGAATTCCTTTTCGAGGACCGGCTGCTGCCTGCGCGCTTCCCGGTCGGACTGGCCGCCGGGATCGAAGCAGACCATGTAGGTGAGCTGGCGGGTCGGGAACTTCTCGTCGCTCCAGGCGGGCGAGACTCCCCACCCCGCGACGAGGAATGCCGGGACAAGCAAGACGACGATCGAAACAGCCCGGAAACCCTTCATGCGCATTCCCCCCTTTGGATATGGATATCGGCTCGGTCAATGCGATAACGCAGTATACCTCAGCGGGCCGGGAAGTTCCCTCCCCGGGCGTCCTTCCAGTACGGGAACCAGGCCAGCGACACGAGCGACACCGAGATGTCGGCCTTCTTCGGGCGGACCTCGCACTTCTCCAGCGCTTCCGAGACCGGGTCGGCGCCCGCCGAGACCTCCGCCGCCTCCTGCTCCATGAGGCTTTTCAGCTCCTCGAGCTGCCGCTGCAGCGCCTGGACGTTCTCCTCTGCCCGCGCCACGTCCTGCGCCTCCTTCAGCGTCCTTCCCGCCCCGCGGGCGGTGGTCGCGGCCCGGCCGAGCGCGGACTGGCTCAGCTTCTTCCGGCCCGTCAGCGCGGTGAGGACGGCGGCGCCGAAGGAGATGGCGGTCTGGATCTTCTGCTGCCCCGCCTCGGCCTTTTCCCGCTCCACGGCCTGCCCCGCGCGCCGGATCCGGTCCTCGAGCGCGGCGATCTTCGGAGCGTACTTCTGCCGCAGCCGCTCGACCTGCCCGTCCCGTTTCTCGCGGGCGGCCTGCTGCAGCCGGATGCGGAACTCCCGCTCCGTCTCCCCGGGCCCGGACAAGAGCCCCGTGCCCGGGCTCTTCAGCAGATCGAGCTTCCGGTTCCTGTAGATCCATTCCTTGAAGGCGTTGCCCCATGCGGGGTAGCTCTTCGCCGAGGCCGCATCCGCCGGCGGCTCGCCGAACGAGGCGTCGGGCGCGTGCGGGAACTTCTCGAGGTCGACGTCCGCAAGCTCCATCTCCCGCGCCTCGTTCCAATCCACCTTCGCGGGGCCTTCGGAGAAATC
It encodes:
- a CDS encoding ATP-binding protein, with amino-acid sequence QLFLPVRVPPPEGASLFYEPALLGMGTVYYANAKVGVSAKADVRLLADFSEGPAKVDWNEAREMELADVDLEKFPHAPDASFGEPPADAASAKSYPAWGNAFKEWIYRNRKLDLLKSPGTGLLSGPGETEREFRIRLQQAAREKRDGQVERLRQKYAPKIAALEDRIRRAGQAVEREKAEAGQQKIQTAISFGAAVLTALTGRKKLSQSALGRAATTARGAGRTLKEAQDVARAEENVQALQRQLEELKSLMEQEAAEVSAGADPVSEALEKCEVRPKKADISVSLVSLAWFPYWKDARGGNFPAR
- a CDS encoding tripartite tricarboxylate transporter substrate binding protein gives rise to the protein MKGFRAVSIVVLLVPAFLVAGWGVSPAWSDEKFPTRQLTYMVCFDPGGQSDREARRQQPVLEKEFGQNVVIDYKVGGGGALGWRELVKTKPDGYTFAGFNIPHVILQPLQQDVGYKTEQINPVFIFHSTPLALAVPLNSPYKTAKELIEFAKKNPGVVTIGGSGSFSGYHMAVLRLEKLTGTKITYVPFTGSAPQMTAFLGGHLTAIMAASDDVTRFRDKMKVLGFATEKPFFKFPEDPTLRSQGIDLVESVDRGVAVPPGTPPAVIKRIEAAFMANAKSKEFQEEQMKGGFIPLAMGHEEAKAYLKAKTAVYTELASEIKKK